Proteins co-encoded in one Ooceraea biroi isolate clonal line C1 chromosome 9, Obir_v5.4, whole genome shotgun sequence genomic window:
- the LOC105279508 gene encoding THO complex subunit 1 isoform X2 — protein MAMFEVLRKDYSNYLQQYFKLSDVVSFQKKCIERCTNDGDRKAAIDQALRDTLLVVLTENASGNVHSLESYITFCIDLCRKDLATASMPVMLLGDIFDSMTLDRCEQLFTFVENNVAVWKEELFFTACKNNLLRMCNDLLRKLSRSQQTVFCGRILLFLAKFFPFSERSGLNIVSEFNVENYTEFGSEKVEGDDLEQIAKDEDKSENKIPIDYNLYRKFWALQDFFRNPNQCYNKMHWKVFSTHASSVLSAFTSFKLEEQRSYPTTCIKMDTAVEGSHKETHYFAKYLTNQKLLELQLSDSNFRRYVLLQFLILFQYLNSTVKFKAFLASGYETSETHELKPDQVEWVKSTTEQVYTLLTETPPDGSTFAETVKNILKREEHWNAWKNEGCPPFKRPASDAHGDEEPRKPKRLRRRIGDVIKDAQAANRYYVGNPELTKLWNLCPNNLEACKSKDRDFLPSLETYFEDAIMELDPAAMVDDKYKKVNDGNFGWRALRLLARRSPHFFVHGNYPINKLPEYLETMIKKIAKDRPTQSDVKMENEETPPSESNDQEFNEDVLKQESEQVDSEGTDIKTRKFNKVTSEMVAKLSESLSNDWKKLATKLGYTTDEIAFFQSKSTPFEQCKSMLEIWAEEDEDASVENLAYILEGLKYTEALTVLKS, from the exons ATGGCGATGTTTGAAGTGTTGCGGAAAGACTACAGT AATTACCTGCAACAATATTTCAAGCTGTCAGACGTAGTGTCCTTTCAAAAGAAGTGCATCGAACGCTGCACGAACGATGGTGATAGAAAAGCGGCGATCGATCAAGCGCTCCGGGACACTTTATTGGTGGTGTTGACGGAGAACGCTTCTGGCAATGTGCATTCCCTGGAATCGTACATCACATTCTGCATAGACTTATGCAGAAAGGATCTGGCGACGGCGAGCATGCCGGTGATGTTGCTGGGTGATATCTTCGATTCGATGACTCTAGACAGATGCGAGCAGTTGTTCACGTTTGTCGAGAACAACGTAGCAGTGTGGAAGGAAGAGTTGTTTTTTACCGCCTGCAAGAACAATTTACTGAGAATGTGCAATGACCTGTTGAGAAAACTGTCTCGATCGCAGCAGACTGTGTTTTGTGGAAGAATTCTCTTGTTCCTTGCCAAGTTCTTCCCTTTCTCCGAAAGGTCAGGCTTAAATATCGTCAGCGAGTTCAATGTGGAGAACTACACGGAGTTCGGCTCTGAGAAAGTGGAAGGTGACGATCTGGAACAAATAGCCAAAGATGAGGACAAATCGGAGAATAAGATACCGATTGATTATAATCTGTACAGAAAGTTTTGGGCTCTGCAAGACTTTTTTAGAAACCCGAATCAGTGTTACAATAAAATGCATTGGAAGGTTTTTTCAACC CATGCATCCAGTGTATTGTCAGCATTCACGTCCTTCAAATTGGAGGAGCAACGTAGTTACCCTACAACGTGTATCAAGATGGACACCGCTGTGGAAGGCTCGCACAAGGAAACTCACTATTTCGCGAAATACCTGACTAATCAGAAGTTGCTGGAACTGCAGCTGTCCGATTCCAACTTCAGACGTTACGTATTGCTGCAGTTTCTGATTCTCTTCCAGTATCTGAATAGCACTGTGAAATTCAAAGC CTTCCTTGCCAGTGGCTATGAGACAAG TGAGACGCACGAGCTCAAACCGGATCAAGTGGAGTGGGTGAAGAGCACTACGGAGCAAGTTTACACTCTACTGACCGAGACGCCACCCGACGGCTCGACGTTCGCGGAGACCGTAAAgaacattttgaaacgcgaGGAGCATTGGAACGCGTGGAAGAACGAGGGTTGCCCGCCCTTCAAGAGACCGGCATCGGATGCCCATGGTGACGAGGAACCGCGGAAACCGAAGAGATTGAGACGGAGAATCGGTGATGTAATCAAGGACGCGCAGGCGGCTAACAGATATTACGTGGGAAA CCCGGAACTCACTAAACTGTGGAATCTGTGTCCCAACAATCTCGAAGCTTGCAAATCTAAGGACAGAGATTTCCTGCCATCCTTAGAAACGTACTTCGAGGACGCCATAATGGAATTGGATCCGGCCGCGATGGTCGATGACAAGTACAA aaaAGTAAATGACGGCAACTTCGGTTGGAGAGCGTTAAGACTATTAGCGAGACGAAGCCCGCACTTCTTCGTCCATGGTAATTATCCCATAAACAAATTGCCTGAGTACCTCGAGACGATGATTAAGAAGATTGCCAAAGATCGTCCA ACACAGTCCGATgtgaaaatggaaaacgagGAAACACCACCGTCGGAGTCTAATGATCAGGAATTTAACGAGGACGTCCTGAAGCAGGAGAGCGAACAAGTAGACTCAGAGGGCACTGATATAAAAACCAGAAAATTCAATAAAGTCACGTCAGAAATGGTGGCAAAATTATCAGAAAGCCTGTCGAATGATTGGAAAAAATTAGCGACGAAACTTGGTTACACCACGGACGAA ATTGCCTTTTTCCAAAGCAAATCTACACCGTTCGAGCAATGTAAAAGTATGCTCGAGATATGGGCAGAAGAGGACGAAGATGCATCGGTGGAGAATTTAGCTTATATATTGGAGGGTTTAAAATATACAGAAGCATTAACGGTGCttaaatcttaa
- the LOC105279508 gene encoding THO complex subunit 1 isoform X4 — protein MAMFEVLRKDYSNYLQQYFKLSDVVSFQKKCIERCTNDGDRKAAIDQALRDTLLVVLTENASGNVHSLESYITFCIDLCRKDLATASMPVMLLGDIFDSMTLDRCEQLFTFVENNVAVWKEELFFTACKNNLLRMCNDLLRKLSRSQQTVFCGRILLFLAKFFPFSERSGLNIVSEFNVENYTEFGSEKVEGDDLEQIAKDEDKSENKIPIDYNLYRKFWALQDFFRNPNQCYNKMHWKVFSTHASSVLSAFTSFKLEEQRSYPTTCIKMDTAVEGSHKETHYFAKYLTNQKLLELQLSDSNFRRYVLLQFLILFQYLNSTVKFKAETHELKPDQVEWVKSTTEQVYTLLTETPPDGSTFAETVKNILKREEHWNAWKNEGCPPFKRPASDAHGDEEPRKPKRLRRRIGDVIKDAQAANRYYVGNPELTKLWNLCPNNLEACKSKDRDFLPSLETYFEDAIMELDPAAMVDDKYKKVNDGNFGWRALRLLARRSPHFFVHGNYPINKLPEYLETMIKKIAKDRPTQSDVKMENEETPPSESNDQEFNEDVLKQESEQVDSEGTDIKTRKFNKVTSEMVAKLSESLSNDWKKLATKLGYTTDEIAFFQSKSTPFEQCKSMLEIWAEEDEDASVENLAYILEGLKYTEALTVLKS, from the exons ATGGCGATGTTTGAAGTGTTGCGGAAAGACTACAGT AATTACCTGCAACAATATTTCAAGCTGTCAGACGTAGTGTCCTTTCAAAAGAAGTGCATCGAACGCTGCACGAACGATGGTGATAGAAAAGCGGCGATCGATCAAGCGCTCCGGGACACTTTATTGGTGGTGTTGACGGAGAACGCTTCTGGCAATGTGCATTCCCTGGAATCGTACATCACATTCTGCATAGACTTATGCAGAAAGGATCTGGCGACGGCGAGCATGCCGGTGATGTTGCTGGGTGATATCTTCGATTCGATGACTCTAGACAGATGCGAGCAGTTGTTCACGTTTGTCGAGAACAACGTAGCAGTGTGGAAGGAAGAGTTGTTTTTTACCGCCTGCAAGAACAATTTACTGAGAATGTGCAATGACCTGTTGAGAAAACTGTCTCGATCGCAGCAGACTGTGTTTTGTGGAAGAATTCTCTTGTTCCTTGCCAAGTTCTTCCCTTTCTCCGAAAGGTCAGGCTTAAATATCGTCAGCGAGTTCAATGTGGAGAACTACACGGAGTTCGGCTCTGAGAAAGTGGAAGGTGACGATCTGGAACAAATAGCCAAAGATGAGGACAAATCGGAGAATAAGATACCGATTGATTATAATCTGTACAGAAAGTTTTGGGCTCTGCAAGACTTTTTTAGAAACCCGAATCAGTGTTACAATAAAATGCATTGGAAGGTTTTTTCAACC CATGCATCCAGTGTATTGTCAGCATTCACGTCCTTCAAATTGGAGGAGCAACGTAGTTACCCTACAACGTGTATCAAGATGGACACCGCTGTGGAAGGCTCGCACAAGGAAACTCACTATTTCGCGAAATACCTGACTAATCAGAAGTTGCTGGAACTGCAGCTGTCCGATTCCAACTTCAGACGTTACGTATTGCTGCAGTTTCTGATTCTCTTCCAGTATCTGAATAGCACTGTGAAATTCAAAGC TGAGACGCACGAGCTCAAACCGGATCAAGTGGAGTGGGTGAAGAGCACTACGGAGCAAGTTTACACTCTACTGACCGAGACGCCACCCGACGGCTCGACGTTCGCGGAGACCGTAAAgaacattttgaaacgcgaGGAGCATTGGAACGCGTGGAAGAACGAGGGTTGCCCGCCCTTCAAGAGACCGGCATCGGATGCCCATGGTGACGAGGAACCGCGGAAACCGAAGAGATTGAGACGGAGAATCGGTGATGTAATCAAGGACGCGCAGGCGGCTAACAGATATTACGTGGGAAA CCCGGAACTCACTAAACTGTGGAATCTGTGTCCCAACAATCTCGAAGCTTGCAAATCTAAGGACAGAGATTTCCTGCCATCCTTAGAAACGTACTTCGAGGACGCCATAATGGAATTGGATCCGGCCGCGATGGTCGATGACAAGTACAA aaaAGTAAATGACGGCAACTTCGGTTGGAGAGCGTTAAGACTATTAGCGAGACGAAGCCCGCACTTCTTCGTCCATGGTAATTATCCCATAAACAAATTGCCTGAGTACCTCGAGACGATGATTAAGAAGATTGCCAAAGATCGTCCA ACACAGTCCGATgtgaaaatggaaaacgagGAAACACCACCGTCGGAGTCTAATGATCAGGAATTTAACGAGGACGTCCTGAAGCAGGAGAGCGAACAAGTAGACTCAGAGGGCACTGATATAAAAACCAGAAAATTCAATAAAGTCACGTCAGAAATGGTGGCAAAATTATCAGAAAGCCTGTCGAATGATTGGAAAAAATTAGCGACGAAACTTGGTTACACCACGGACGAA ATTGCCTTTTTCCAAAGCAAATCTACACCGTTCGAGCAATGTAAAAGTATGCTCGAGATATGGGCAGAAGAGGACGAAGATGCATCGGTGGAGAATTTAGCTTATATATTGGAGGGTTTAAAATATACAGAAGCATTAACGGTGCttaaatcttaa
- the LOC105279508 gene encoding THO complex subunit 1 isoform X3, with product MAMFEVLRKDYSNYLQQYFKLSDVVSFQKKCIERCTNDGDRKAAIDQALRDTLLVVLTENASGNVHSLESYITFCIDLCRKDLATASMPVMLLGDIFDSMTLDRCEQLFTFVENNVAVWKEELFFTACKNNLLRMCNDLLRKLSRSQQTVFCGRILLFLAKFFPFSERSGLNIVSEFNVENYTEFGSEKVEGDDLEQIAKDEDKSENKIPIDYNLYRKFWALQDFFRNPNQCYNKMHWKVFSTHASSVLSAFTSFKLEEQRSYPTTCIKMDTAVEGSHKETHYFAKYLTNQKLLELQLSDSNFRRYVLLQFLILFQYLNSTVKFKAETHELKPDQVEWVKSTTEQVYTLLTETPPDGSTFAETVKNILKREEHWNAWKNEGCPPFKRPASDAHGDEEPRKPKRLRRRIGDVIKDAQAANRYYVGNPELTKLWNLCPNNLEACKSKDRDFLPSLETYFEDAIMELDPAAMVDDKYKKVNDGNFGWRALRLLARRSPHFFVHGNYPINKLPEYLETMIKKIAKDRPQTQSDVKMENEETPPSESNDQEFNEDVLKQESEQVDSEGTDIKTRKFNKVTSEMVAKLSESLSNDWKKLATKLGYTTDEIAFFQSKSTPFEQCKSMLEIWAEEDEDASVENLAYILEGLKYTEALTVLKS from the exons ATGGCGATGTTTGAAGTGTTGCGGAAAGACTACAGT AATTACCTGCAACAATATTTCAAGCTGTCAGACGTAGTGTCCTTTCAAAAGAAGTGCATCGAACGCTGCACGAACGATGGTGATAGAAAAGCGGCGATCGATCAAGCGCTCCGGGACACTTTATTGGTGGTGTTGACGGAGAACGCTTCTGGCAATGTGCATTCCCTGGAATCGTACATCACATTCTGCATAGACTTATGCAGAAAGGATCTGGCGACGGCGAGCATGCCGGTGATGTTGCTGGGTGATATCTTCGATTCGATGACTCTAGACAGATGCGAGCAGTTGTTCACGTTTGTCGAGAACAACGTAGCAGTGTGGAAGGAAGAGTTGTTTTTTACCGCCTGCAAGAACAATTTACTGAGAATGTGCAATGACCTGTTGAGAAAACTGTCTCGATCGCAGCAGACTGTGTTTTGTGGAAGAATTCTCTTGTTCCTTGCCAAGTTCTTCCCTTTCTCCGAAAGGTCAGGCTTAAATATCGTCAGCGAGTTCAATGTGGAGAACTACACGGAGTTCGGCTCTGAGAAAGTGGAAGGTGACGATCTGGAACAAATAGCCAAAGATGAGGACAAATCGGAGAATAAGATACCGATTGATTATAATCTGTACAGAAAGTTTTGGGCTCTGCAAGACTTTTTTAGAAACCCGAATCAGTGTTACAATAAAATGCATTGGAAGGTTTTTTCAACC CATGCATCCAGTGTATTGTCAGCATTCACGTCCTTCAAATTGGAGGAGCAACGTAGTTACCCTACAACGTGTATCAAGATGGACACCGCTGTGGAAGGCTCGCACAAGGAAACTCACTATTTCGCGAAATACCTGACTAATCAGAAGTTGCTGGAACTGCAGCTGTCCGATTCCAACTTCAGACGTTACGTATTGCTGCAGTTTCTGATTCTCTTCCAGTATCTGAATAGCACTGTGAAATTCAAAGC TGAGACGCACGAGCTCAAACCGGATCAAGTGGAGTGGGTGAAGAGCACTACGGAGCAAGTTTACACTCTACTGACCGAGACGCCACCCGACGGCTCGACGTTCGCGGAGACCGTAAAgaacattttgaaacgcgaGGAGCATTGGAACGCGTGGAAGAACGAGGGTTGCCCGCCCTTCAAGAGACCGGCATCGGATGCCCATGGTGACGAGGAACCGCGGAAACCGAAGAGATTGAGACGGAGAATCGGTGATGTAATCAAGGACGCGCAGGCGGCTAACAGATATTACGTGGGAAA CCCGGAACTCACTAAACTGTGGAATCTGTGTCCCAACAATCTCGAAGCTTGCAAATCTAAGGACAGAGATTTCCTGCCATCCTTAGAAACGTACTTCGAGGACGCCATAATGGAATTGGATCCGGCCGCGATGGTCGATGACAAGTACAA aaaAGTAAATGACGGCAACTTCGGTTGGAGAGCGTTAAGACTATTAGCGAGACGAAGCCCGCACTTCTTCGTCCATGGTAATTATCCCATAAACAAATTGCCTGAGTACCTCGAGACGATGATTAAGAAGATTGCCAAAGATCGTCCA CAGACACAGTCCGATgtgaaaatggaaaacgagGAAACACCACCGTCGGAGTCTAATGATCAGGAATTTAACGAGGACGTCCTGAAGCAGGAGAGCGAACAAGTAGACTCAGAGGGCACTGATATAAAAACCAGAAAATTCAATAAAGTCACGTCAGAAATGGTGGCAAAATTATCAGAAAGCCTGTCGAATGATTGGAAAAAATTAGCGACGAAACTTGGTTACACCACGGACGAA ATTGCCTTTTTCCAAAGCAAATCTACACCGTTCGAGCAATGTAAAAGTATGCTCGAGATATGGGCAGAAGAGGACGAAGATGCATCGGTGGAGAATTTAGCTTATATATTGGAGGGTTTAAAATATACAGAAGCATTAACGGTGCttaaatcttaa
- the LOC105279508 gene encoding THO complex subunit 1 isoform X1, translating to MAMFEVLRKDYSNYLQQYFKLSDVVSFQKKCIERCTNDGDRKAAIDQALRDTLLVVLTENASGNVHSLESYITFCIDLCRKDLATASMPVMLLGDIFDSMTLDRCEQLFTFVENNVAVWKEELFFTACKNNLLRMCNDLLRKLSRSQQTVFCGRILLFLAKFFPFSERSGLNIVSEFNVENYTEFGSEKVEGDDLEQIAKDEDKSENKIPIDYNLYRKFWALQDFFRNPNQCYNKMHWKVFSTHASSVLSAFTSFKLEEQRSYPTTCIKMDTAVEGSHKETHYFAKYLTNQKLLELQLSDSNFRRYVLLQFLILFQYLNSTVKFKAFLASGYETSETHELKPDQVEWVKSTTEQVYTLLTETPPDGSTFAETVKNILKREEHWNAWKNEGCPPFKRPASDAHGDEEPRKPKRLRRRIGDVIKDAQAANRYYVGNPELTKLWNLCPNNLEACKSKDRDFLPSLETYFEDAIMELDPAAMVDDKYKKVNDGNFGWRALRLLARRSPHFFVHGNYPINKLPEYLETMIKKIAKDRPQTQSDVKMENEETPPSESNDQEFNEDVLKQESEQVDSEGTDIKTRKFNKVTSEMVAKLSESLSNDWKKLATKLGYTTDEIAFFQSKSTPFEQCKSMLEIWAEEDEDASVENLAYILEGLKYTEALTVLKS from the exons ATGGCGATGTTTGAAGTGTTGCGGAAAGACTACAGT AATTACCTGCAACAATATTTCAAGCTGTCAGACGTAGTGTCCTTTCAAAAGAAGTGCATCGAACGCTGCACGAACGATGGTGATAGAAAAGCGGCGATCGATCAAGCGCTCCGGGACACTTTATTGGTGGTGTTGACGGAGAACGCTTCTGGCAATGTGCATTCCCTGGAATCGTACATCACATTCTGCATAGACTTATGCAGAAAGGATCTGGCGACGGCGAGCATGCCGGTGATGTTGCTGGGTGATATCTTCGATTCGATGACTCTAGACAGATGCGAGCAGTTGTTCACGTTTGTCGAGAACAACGTAGCAGTGTGGAAGGAAGAGTTGTTTTTTACCGCCTGCAAGAACAATTTACTGAGAATGTGCAATGACCTGTTGAGAAAACTGTCTCGATCGCAGCAGACTGTGTTTTGTGGAAGAATTCTCTTGTTCCTTGCCAAGTTCTTCCCTTTCTCCGAAAGGTCAGGCTTAAATATCGTCAGCGAGTTCAATGTGGAGAACTACACGGAGTTCGGCTCTGAGAAAGTGGAAGGTGACGATCTGGAACAAATAGCCAAAGATGAGGACAAATCGGAGAATAAGATACCGATTGATTATAATCTGTACAGAAAGTTTTGGGCTCTGCAAGACTTTTTTAGAAACCCGAATCAGTGTTACAATAAAATGCATTGGAAGGTTTTTTCAACC CATGCATCCAGTGTATTGTCAGCATTCACGTCCTTCAAATTGGAGGAGCAACGTAGTTACCCTACAACGTGTATCAAGATGGACACCGCTGTGGAAGGCTCGCACAAGGAAACTCACTATTTCGCGAAATACCTGACTAATCAGAAGTTGCTGGAACTGCAGCTGTCCGATTCCAACTTCAGACGTTACGTATTGCTGCAGTTTCTGATTCTCTTCCAGTATCTGAATAGCACTGTGAAATTCAAAGC CTTCCTTGCCAGTGGCTATGAGACAAG TGAGACGCACGAGCTCAAACCGGATCAAGTGGAGTGGGTGAAGAGCACTACGGAGCAAGTTTACACTCTACTGACCGAGACGCCACCCGACGGCTCGACGTTCGCGGAGACCGTAAAgaacattttgaaacgcgaGGAGCATTGGAACGCGTGGAAGAACGAGGGTTGCCCGCCCTTCAAGAGACCGGCATCGGATGCCCATGGTGACGAGGAACCGCGGAAACCGAAGAGATTGAGACGGAGAATCGGTGATGTAATCAAGGACGCGCAGGCGGCTAACAGATATTACGTGGGAAA CCCGGAACTCACTAAACTGTGGAATCTGTGTCCCAACAATCTCGAAGCTTGCAAATCTAAGGACAGAGATTTCCTGCCATCCTTAGAAACGTACTTCGAGGACGCCATAATGGAATTGGATCCGGCCGCGATGGTCGATGACAAGTACAA aaaAGTAAATGACGGCAACTTCGGTTGGAGAGCGTTAAGACTATTAGCGAGACGAAGCCCGCACTTCTTCGTCCATGGTAATTATCCCATAAACAAATTGCCTGAGTACCTCGAGACGATGATTAAGAAGATTGCCAAAGATCGTCCA CAGACACAGTCCGATgtgaaaatggaaaacgagGAAACACCACCGTCGGAGTCTAATGATCAGGAATTTAACGAGGACGTCCTGAAGCAGGAGAGCGAACAAGTAGACTCAGAGGGCACTGATATAAAAACCAGAAAATTCAATAAAGTCACGTCAGAAATGGTGGCAAAATTATCAGAAAGCCTGTCGAATGATTGGAAAAAATTAGCGACGAAACTTGGTTACACCACGGACGAA ATTGCCTTTTTCCAAAGCAAATCTACACCGTTCGAGCAATGTAAAAGTATGCTCGAGATATGGGCAGAAGAGGACGAAGATGCATCGGTGGAGAATTTAGCTTATATATTGGAGGGTTTAAAATATACAGAAGCATTAACGGTGCttaaatcttaa